From Chromohalobacter canadensis, one genomic window encodes:
- a CDS encoding glycerol-3-phosphate dehydrogenase/oxidase: MMESLNSPPLTRQQMLERLRANPSVSVLIIGAGINGAGLFRDLALQGVDTLIVDKQDFCAGASAAPSRLIHGGLKYLETGEFRLVAQSTRERNLLLRNAPHVVHPLRTAMPTHSWWGGIWPSIQRFFRRPAKMDDRGILISEVGLTLYDFFGRHFRSMPRHSVMLGRRVRESLPDIRRDVRALHTYYDAAISQAERLGFELIDDGCRIHRGAMALNHVNLTGGDGGGVNFEDEEGNAFTVRPQIIVNAGGAWIDEINRQLGRETQHIGGTKGGHLIVDVPKIREQLDGRMIYFGAPDGRICLVYPFMNHVLIGATDIRCIDPDQAVCDDAERDYMLEAVRYLFPDVTIGPDQVRYRYSGVRPLPRSDAADPGQVSRDHAIVEDRIHDWSVLSLVGGKWTTFRGFAEEVADGVLSRLGRRREIDTRQLAIGGGRDYPRDSASRETWLSRVTALCEGDRYRAITLLDRYGTRGEEVGRHCARMSAEGVCRQRSLVSLTDYRVGEIDFVCRFERVEHLADVLFRRLPIALSGQLDSVVINEVASLCGASLGWAEARRREEIDAVCEIATRLHGVSLMPEHGHSPTRASEAAS; encoded by the coding sequence ATGATGGAATCTCTGAATTCACCACCGCTGACTCGTCAGCAGATGCTGGAACGCCTGCGAGCCAACCCCTCGGTCTCGGTGCTGATCATCGGCGCCGGCATCAATGGCGCCGGGCTGTTTCGTGATCTGGCGCTGCAGGGCGTCGATACCCTGATCGTCGACAAGCAGGACTTCTGCGCCGGGGCTAGCGCCGCGCCTTCACGATTGATCCACGGTGGTCTCAAGTATCTGGAAACTGGCGAGTTCCGGCTGGTGGCGCAGTCGACTCGTGAGCGCAACCTGCTGCTGCGCAACGCGCCACACGTGGTGCATCCGCTGCGTACGGCAATGCCGACCCACAGTTGGTGGGGCGGCATCTGGCCGTCGATCCAGCGTTTTTTCCGCCGCCCGGCAAAGATGGATGATCGCGGCATTCTGATCAGTGAAGTGGGGCTGACACTCTACGACTTTTTCGGCCGTCATTTTCGCAGCATGCCACGTCATTCGGTGATGCTGGGCCGCAGGGTGCGTGAATCGCTTCCGGATATACGGCGTGACGTGCGGGCGCTGCACACTTACTACGACGCGGCGATCAGTCAGGCAGAGCGTCTGGGATTCGAGCTGATCGACGATGGCTGTCGAATCCACCGCGGGGCGATGGCGCTCAACCACGTCAACTTGACCGGTGGCGATGGCGGGGGGGTGAATTTCGAAGACGAAGAGGGCAACGCGTTCACGGTGAGGCCGCAGATCATCGTCAACGCCGGCGGCGCCTGGATTGATGAGATCAACCGTCAACTGGGACGGGAAACGCAGCATATCGGCGGTACCAAGGGCGGGCACCTGATCGTCGATGTGCCGAAGATTCGCGAGCAACTCGATGGCCGCATGATCTACTTCGGTGCGCCGGATGGGAGAATCTGCCTGGTATACCCTTTCATGAACCACGTGCTGATCGGTGCCACCGACATTCGTTGCATCGATCCTGATCAGGCTGTCTGCGACGATGCCGAGCGCGACTACATGCTCGAAGCGGTGCGCTACCTGTTTCCCGACGTGACGATTGGGCCTGATCAGGTGCGCTATCGCTACAGCGGGGTGCGGCCACTGCCGCGCAGCGATGCCGCCGACCCGGGCCAGGTCAGCCGCGATCATGCCATCGTCGAGGATCGCATCCACGACTGGTCGGTGCTGTCGCTGGTGGGCGGCAAGTGGACCACCTTTCGTGGCTTTGCAGAAGAGGTGGCGGACGGCGTGCTCTCCAGGCTCGGTCGGCGCCGCGAGATCGATACTCGGCAGTTGGCCATCGGCGGGGGGCGGGATTACCCCCGCGATTCTGCGTCGCGAGAGACGTGGCTTTCCCGCGTGACGGCGCTCTGCGAGGGCGACCGGTACCGGGCGATCACGCTGCTGGATCGCTACGGTACACGGGGCGAAGAGGTGGGTCGGCACTGCGCGAGGATGAGCGCCGAGGGCGTGTGTCGGCAGCGCTCGCTTGTATCGCTTACCGATTATCGTGTAGGCGAGATCGATTTTGTCTGCCGTTTCGAACGCGTCGAGCATCTGGCCGACGTGCTGTTCCGGCGTCTGCCCATTGCGCTCTCGGGCCAGCTCGACAGCGTGGTGATCAATGAGGTTGCGAGCCTGTGCGGCGCGTCGCTTGGCTGGGCCGAGGCACGTCGCCGGGAGGAAATCGACGCGGTGTGCGAGATCGCGACACGCCTGCATGGCGTTTCGCTGATGCCGGAACACGGTCATTCGCCAACCCGAGCCTCGGAGGCCGCATCATGA
- a CDS encoding FGGY-family carbohydrate kinase: MSRGYLLGLDGGSSSTKAVIFDTTGNVMGVGREACCLEHPQAHWVERDMNAAWVSAAAAIRGALEAAELDGGEILAIGVTAHGDGLYPLDRKGEPLGHAITSLDSRAASMVERWCQEDVRDEALARIGQTPFAFSPVTLLAWMQDRQPERFAALGNVLTCKDWLRFKLTGTVATDFTEASTGYTDVNTQRYSLDALSMLGIDGVFDALPEVRMPDEIAGHVCEAAARETGLKAGIPVATGLHDVTASAVGLGNIESDTLTIAAGTFSINEVFSDAPNPDPRWATRNGLRPGQWLNMAISPASSSNLEWFHRQWGRTGDGGAGAFLADMEEALDEAFRSPSRLVYHPFLYGSPYDEPASAGLFGLQGWHGRGHVLRAILEGVVFNHRVHVDALASTFAIDRIRITGGGSHSPRLAQLFADSLGRPLETSRIQEAAAWGAAICAGVAAGAFSSIEAATRLCEVDHRYIPDARRQAECQQGFERYQRLIECLRPLWQMLDANASSPGAPDAESESQSRLTAGATR; this comes from the coding sequence ATGTCACGCGGTTATCTGCTGGGGCTCGATGGCGGTTCCAGTTCCACCAAGGCGGTGATCTTCGATACCACGGGTAATGTCATGGGCGTCGGGCGGGAGGCGTGCTGTCTCGAACATCCTCAGGCGCATTGGGTCGAGCGTGACATGAACGCCGCTTGGGTGAGCGCTGCAGCGGCGATACGCGGCGCTCTGGAAGCGGCCGAGCTGGACGGTGGTGAAATCCTGGCGATCGGCGTCACGGCGCATGGCGACGGGCTCTATCCGCTCGATCGCAAGGGCGAACCGCTCGGTCACGCGATCACCTCATTGGATAGCCGCGCGGCGAGTATGGTGGAGCGCTGGTGCCAGGAGGACGTGCGTGACGAAGCGCTGGCGAGGATCGGGCAGACGCCTTTCGCTTTCTCTCCGGTGACCTTGCTGGCGTGGATGCAGGATCGTCAGCCTGAGCGGTTTGCCGCGCTCGGGAATGTACTGACCTGCAAGGACTGGCTGCGTTTCAAGCTGACCGGCACGGTAGCGACCGATTTCACCGAGGCTAGTACGGGCTATACCGACGTTAACACTCAGCGCTACAGCCTTGACGCGCTGTCGATGCTGGGGATTGATGGCGTCTTCGATGCACTGCCGGAGGTGCGTATGCCCGACGAGATCGCCGGGCATGTCTGCGAAGCGGCGGCCCGCGAGACCGGCTTGAAGGCAGGGATTCCCGTGGCGACCGGGCTTCACGATGTCACGGCCAGCGCGGTGGGTCTGGGCAATATCGAATCGGATACGCTGACCATTGCAGCTGGCACCTTCAGCATCAACGAAGTCTTTTCCGACGCGCCGAACCCCGATCCGCGCTGGGCAACCCGCAACGGCCTGCGCCCGGGCCAGTGGCTCAACATGGCGATTTCACCGGCGTCGTCGAGCAATCTCGAATGGTTTCACCGCCAGTGGGGCCGGACCGGAGATGGCGGTGCCGGGGCGTTTCTCGCTGACATGGAGGAGGCGCTGGACGAGGCATTCCGGAGCCCATCGCGTCTGGTTTATCACCCCTTTCTCTATGGCTCGCCCTATGACGAGCCGGCCAGCGCGGGCCTGTTCGGTCTGCAGGGCTGGCATGGTCGCGGTCATGTGCTGCGCGCGATTCTGGAAGGCGTGGTGTTCAATCATCGCGTGCATGTCGATGCCCTGGCGTCGACCTTTGCCATCGACCGCATCCGCATCACCGGCGGTGGAAGTCACTCGCCGCGGCTGGCCCAGCTCTTCGCTGATTCGCTCGGCCGGCCGCTGGAAACCTCGCGCATTCAGGAGGCGGCGGCCTGGGGCGCGGCGATCTGCGCGGGCGTTGCGGCCGGTGCGTTCTCGTCGATCGAGGCAGCCACACGGCTGTGCGAGGTCGATCACCGCTATATACCGGATGCCCGTCGCCAGGCCGAGTGCCAGCAAGGCTTCGAACGTTACCAGCGGTTGATCGAGTGCCTGCGCCCGCTGTGGCAGATGCTCGATGCCAACGCCTCGTCGCCAGGGGCGCCTGACGCTGAATCCGAATCTCAATCCAGGCTGACGGCGGGAGCCACCCGATGA
- a CDS encoding substrate-binding domain-containing protein, which yields MPNAILRNVLHALPFVLGTASIAATTTTANADNAQSEYRFVVVPKVVHPWFDQLNEGAQEAAREIHRLTGAEVTVQYTAPQSASVAEQNQILERAIATRPDAIITDLLDPTGNRTVVREALDQEIPVSVIDDKGIEDMHLPVVGSDYCTQAKVAAERLVELLDQKGNVAIMMGVPTASNHAQRAKCSQAVFDSYPDIEVVATGVDNDSISTAQNQAAAIMQSHPDLDGWVPSNAAGPIGIGQAVKEAGKVGQVKIVGIDDLNQTLDLIQEGVIDSTSALRPRMMGYWFIISAWQRANGAEVPEYIDTGHVFIDQNNVEEYL from the coding sequence ATGCCCAACGCCATACTTCGCAACGTCTTGCACGCGCTGCCATTCGTTCTCGGCACGGCCTCCATCGCCGCCACGACCACCACGGCAAATGCCGACAATGCCCAGAGCGAATATCGTTTCGTCGTGGTCCCCAAGGTCGTTCACCCCTGGTTCGACCAGCTCAACGAAGGTGCACAGGAAGCCGCCCGGGAAATCCACCGCCTGACCGGCGCCGAAGTGACGGTTCAATACACTGCTCCGCAGAGTGCCAGCGTCGCTGAACAGAATCAGATCCTGGAGCGCGCTATAGCCACGCGTCCCGATGCCATCATCACCGACCTGCTCGACCCCACCGGCAACCGCACTGTGGTCCGCGAAGCCCTGGATCAGGAAATCCCCGTCTCGGTCATCGACGACAAGGGGATCGAGGATATGCACTTGCCCGTCGTCGGCAGCGACTACTGCACCCAAGCAAAGGTCGCGGCAGAACGCCTGGTCGAGCTTCTAGATCAGAAAGGCAACGTGGCGATCATGATGGGCGTACCGACCGCCTCCAACCATGCGCAGCGTGCCAAGTGCAGTCAGGCGGTATTCGATAGCTACCCCGACATCGAAGTGGTCGCCACCGGCGTCGACAACGACAGCATCTCCACGGCTCAGAACCAGGCCGCTGCGATCATGCAGTCCCATCCCGACCTGGACGGCTGGGTGCCCTCCAACGCCGCCGGCCCCATCGGCATCGGCCAGGCGGTCAAGGAAGCCGGCAAGGTAGGTCAGGTCAAGATCGTCGGTATCGACGACCTCAACCAGACCTTGGATCTGATCCAAGAAGGCGTGATCGACTCCACCTCCGCCCTGCGGCCGAGAATGATGGGCTACTGGTTCATCATCAGCGCTTGGCAGCGTGCCAACGGCGCGGAGGTGCCCGAGTACATCGACACCGGGCATGTATTCATCGACCAGAACAACGTCGAAGAATACCTGTGA
- a CDS encoding alcohol dehydrogenase catalytic domain-containing protein, with protein MTLPESMQAVVCRGPGDYRLERVQTPQPGPSELVLKIQACGICSSDLKCRDGAAMYWGDGDRFPPFVKPPMTVGHEFAGEVVAMGEGAKAHFGVALGDRVVPEQILPCRQCFYCQRGHYWMCEVHNIFGFQGGVAEGGMSEYLRVPANAVLHAVDPRLSVEDAAFLEPLACGIHAVNRADIQFDDTVVIAGGGPIGLAMVQLAKLKTPKQLILVDTHDDRLALARDYGADHGFNPHRDDIAKEIRALTGGYGCEVYIDATGSSSGVAQGLEALRKLGRFVEFSVFKEPTTVDWSTISDRKELDIRGSHLSPHTYPVAISLLARGLVTTHGIVTHQVPLTDFERGFEIAAQRDSIKVVLITDHA; from the coding sequence ATGACGCTTCCCGAAAGCATGCAAGCCGTGGTCTGCCGTGGCCCCGGCGACTATCGCCTGGAGCGCGTACAGACGCCTCAACCCGGCCCGAGCGAACTGGTTCTCAAGATCCAGGCCTGCGGTATCTGTTCGAGCGATCTGAAGTGCCGCGATGGCGCCGCCATGTACTGGGGTGACGGAGATCGCTTCCCGCCTTTCGTCAAACCGCCGATGACCGTTGGCCATGAATTCGCCGGTGAAGTGGTCGCGATGGGCGAAGGCGCAAAAGCACACTTCGGAGTTGCGCTGGGTGACCGCGTGGTGCCGGAACAGATCCTGCCCTGTCGACAGTGTTTCTATTGTCAGCGCGGCCACTACTGGATGTGCGAGGTGCACAACATCTTCGGCTTTCAAGGCGGCGTCGCCGAAGGTGGCATGTCGGAGTATCTACGCGTGCCAGCCAATGCCGTGTTGCATGCGGTCGATCCACGCCTGAGCGTCGAGGACGCTGCCTTCCTCGAGCCGTTGGCCTGCGGCATCCACGCCGTCAATCGGGCCGACATCCAGTTCGACGATACCGTAGTGATCGCTGGCGGCGGACCGATCGGCCTGGCGATGGTCCAGCTAGCCAAGCTCAAAACGCCCAAACAGCTGATTCTGGTCGACACTCATGACGACCGCCTGGCGCTGGCCCGTGACTACGGCGCCGATCACGGCTTCAATCCGCACCGCGACGACATTGCCAAGGAGATAAGGGCACTCACCGGTGGCTACGGCTGTGAGGTCTATATCGACGCCACCGGCTCATCGAGTGGCGTGGCCCAAGGATTGGAAGCCCTGCGCAAGCTCGGCCGTTTCGTCGAATTCAGCGTGTTCAAGGAACCTACCACCGTCGACTGGTCGACCATCAGTGACCGCAAAGAGCTGGATATTCGCGGCTCGCATCTTTCACCACACACGTACCCGGTGGCGATCAGCCTGCTGGCTCGAGGCTTGGTGACGACGCATGGCATCGTCACGCACCAAGTTCCGCTGACCGATTTCGAGCGCGGCTTCGAAATCGCCGCCCAGCGTGATTCGATCAAGGTCGTGCTGATCACTGACCACGCCTGA
- a CDS encoding DeoR/GlpR family DNA-binding transcription regulator → MTSLDTTAPRTKAHIKGAPARRQAMLDYLIQAGSAQVDELAERFGVSRMTVHRDLDSLSEQGMVNKQHGGVTTRSSSVFESNFALRSHIAAREKQALARAALEEIAPGQAVMLDDSTTASELASLLPTREPLTVITNGLESIGRLKAASGIKLITLGGDYQPRFNATFGLLCEQTLANLRASVAVLSASAILGTTAYVQDPAVTQIKRAQMAAAERRILLIHSAKFGHSALHRLADLSEFDLVLIDAGLSAEHRAALDEAEIVYRLIKA, encoded by the coding sequence ATGACCTCGCTCGATACCACTGCGCCCCGTACCAAGGCTCACATCAAGGGCGCACCGGCACGTCGCCAGGCGATGCTGGATTACCTTATTCAAGCCGGCTCGGCGCAGGTCGACGAGCTGGCCGAGCGGTTCGGCGTCAGCCGCATGACGGTACATCGAGACCTCGACTCGCTTTCCGAACAGGGCATGGTCAACAAGCAGCACGGAGGCGTCACCACTCGCTCCTCCAGCGTGTTCGAAAGCAACTTCGCGCTACGCTCGCATATCGCGGCCCGGGAGAAGCAGGCGCTGGCCCGAGCAGCACTGGAAGAGATCGCGCCTGGCCAAGCGGTGATGCTCGACGATTCCACCACGGCCAGCGAGCTGGCCTCACTGCTGCCCACCCGCGAACCGCTGACCGTGATCACCAACGGCCTGGAAAGCATCGGTCGCCTGAAGGCCGCCAGCGGTATCAAGTTGATCACTCTGGGCGGAGATTACCAGCCACGCTTCAACGCGACGTTCGGCCTGCTATGCGAGCAGACGCTCGCCAATCTGCGGGCCAGCGTCGCGGTGCTTTCTGCGTCAGCCATACTCGGCACCACGGCTTACGTGCAGGATCCGGCAGTGACCCAAATCAAACGCGCCCAGATGGCAGCGGCCGAGCGGCGTATCTTGCTGATTCACAGCGCCAAATTCGGCCATAGCGCATTGCACCGACTGGCCGATCTCTCAGAATTCGACCTGGTGCTGATCGATGCTGGGCTTTCCGCCGAGCATCGCGCCGCGTTGGATGAGGCGGAAATCGTTTATCGATTGATCAAGGCTTGA
- the tkt gene encoding transketolase, with product MPSRFEMANAIRALSMDAVQKANSGHPGAPMGMADIAQVLWNDYLAHNPANPHWANRDRFVLSNGHGSMLLYSLLHLTGYGISLEDLQNFRQLHSKTAGHPELGYAPGIETTTGPLGQGLANAVGMAIAERTLAAQFNRPGHDIVDHYTYVFVGDGCLMEGVSHEVSSLAGTQGLGKLIAFYDANGISIDGEVDGWFTDDTAKRFEAYGWHVVPNVDGHDPEAVKAAIELARTNDDKPSMIICKTIIGFGAPNKQGKEESHGAALGEDEVAAAREQLGWKHPPFHVPEDIYQTWDATQRGREAEADWDERFARYQAAYPEEARELERRLKGELPAALTSEKLIEDAQEKGESLASRKASLACLNELGPQLPELLGGSADLAPSNLTFWKGAKAITQSEPSGNYLHYGVREFGMAAIMNGIALHGGFVPYGATFLIFMEYMRNAVRMAALMGQRVIHVFTHDSIGLGEDGPTHQPIEQLTTLRSTPNLSTWRPCDAVETAVAWDTALKRQAGPSALVLSRQGLPHQARDKQQLANIERGGYVLKDCDSTPELILIATGSEVGLAMDAAAELENAGKRVRVVSMPSTDTFDTQDADYRESVLPRNVTARLAIEAGHRDFWFKYVGLDGRIVGMTTFGESAPAGDLFKHFGFTVDNVVAEAEQLLDDAAV from the coding sequence ATGCCGTCCCGTTTCGAAATGGCCAATGCCATTCGTGCCCTATCCATGGATGCCGTCCAAAAGGCCAACTCCGGCCACCCCGGCGCCCCCATGGGCATGGCCGACATCGCGCAGGTGCTGTGGAATGACTACCTCGCGCACAACCCGGCCAATCCGCACTGGGCCAACCGTGACCGTTTCGTGCTCTCCAACGGTCACGGCTCGATGCTGCTCTACTCGCTTTTGCATCTAACGGGCTACGGCATCTCGCTGGAAGACCTGCAGAATTTCCGCCAGTTGCACTCGAAAACCGCCGGCCACCCGGAGCTCGGCTACGCCCCGGGCATCGAGACCACCACCGGTCCGCTTGGCCAGGGGCTGGCCAACGCCGTGGGCATGGCCATCGCCGAGCGCACCTTGGCCGCGCAGTTCAACCGCCCCGGCCATGACATCGTCGACCACTATACCTATGTCTTTGTCGGCGATGGCTGCTTGATGGAAGGCGTCTCGCACGAGGTTTCCTCGCTGGCCGGGACCCAAGGGCTGGGCAAGCTGATCGCCTTTTACGATGCCAACGGCATCTCCATCGATGGCGAGGTCGACGGCTGGTTCACCGACGACACCGCCAAGCGCTTTGAAGCCTATGGCTGGCATGTGGTCCCCAATGTCGACGGTCACGACCCCGAGGCGGTCAAAGCCGCCATCGAATTGGCCCGTACCAACGACGACAAGCCCAGCATGATCATCTGCAAGACGATCATCGGCTTCGGCGCGCCCAACAAGCAAGGCAAGGAAGAGAGCCATGGCGCGGCACTCGGCGAAGACGAAGTCGCCGCTGCCCGCGAGCAGCTCGGATGGAAGCATCCCCCCTTCCACGTGCCGGAAGACATCTATCAAACCTGGGACGCCACCCAACGCGGCCGCGAGGCCGAAGCCGACTGGGACGAGCGTTTCGCGCGCTATCAGGCGGCCTATCCGGAAGAAGCCCGCGAACTCGAACGCCGCCTCAAGGGTGAACTGCCGGCGGCGCTGACCAGCGAAAAGCTGATCGAAGACGCTCAGGAAAAAGGCGAAAGCCTCGCTTCGCGCAAGGCCTCGCTGGCGTGCCTCAACGAGCTCGGGCCGCAACTCCCCGAATTGCTGGGCGGCAGCGCCGACCTCGCGCCCTCCAACCTGACCTTCTGGAAAGGCGCAAAGGCCATCACGCAGTCCGAGCCCAGCGGCAACTACCTGCACTACGGCGTGCGCGAGTTCGGCATGGCCGCCATCATGAATGGCATCGCCCTGCACGGGGGCTTCGTGCCCTACGGCGCCACCTTCCTGATCTTCATGGAATACATGCGCAACGCCGTGCGCATGGCCGCCCTGATGGGGCAACGAGTCATCCACGTCTTCACCCATGATTCCATCGGGTTGGGCGAAGACGGTCCGACGCACCAGCCGATCGAGCAGCTCACTACGCTGCGCTCGACGCCCAACCTCTCCACCTGGCGCCCCTGCGACGCCGTGGAAACTGCTGTCGCCTGGGACACGGCGCTCAAGCGTCAGGCCGGCCCCTCGGCGTTGGTGCTCTCGCGTCAGGGCTTGCCCCATCAAGCCCGTGACAAGCAGCAGCTGGCCAACATCGAGCGCGGTGGATACGTCCTCAAGGACTGTGACAGCACGCCGGAGCTGATCCTCATCGCCACCGGCTCCGAGGTGGGGCTAGCGATGGACGCCGCCGCCGAGCTGGAAAACGCCGGCAAGCGCGTGCGCGTGGTCTCCATGCCCTCCACCGACACCTTCGACACTCAGGACGCCGATTATCGCGAATCAGTACTGCCGCGTAACGTCACCGCACGCCTGGCCATCGAAGCCGGGCATCGCGATTTCTGGTTCAAGTACGTGGGACTCGACGGACGCATCGTCGGCATGACCACCTTCGGTGAATCCGCGCCGGCTGGCGATTTGTTCAAGCACTTCGGCTTCACCGTCGACAACGTCGTCGCCGAAGCCGAGCAACTGCTCGACGACGCGGCGGTCTGA
- a CDS encoding substrate-binding domain-containing protein: MFNNNQFRFYVTRAHWLCLALLVVAVLIMPMLAKQAHANEQPLSSSFTGKDNYRFVIVPKAVAPWFDSVNEGAQRAAEMIEAQSGADVEIEYSAPQQSQVAVQNQILEQAIATRPDGIAVDPLDANANRAILQEALDQGINVVIFDSPAPEGLEVSSVGNDFCEQAKIAARRLVERLGEKGQVAIMMGTPTAPNHAIRVRCHKEVFAQHPDIQVIGTAINDDSIAKAQQQAAALMQSNPELDGWVVSEASGPIGVAQAIKEAGKVGEVKLVGLEKLPEMLQLIEEGVADSSVANRPEAQGYWTVQALWQQSLGIKPPDYMDTGVDLITRDKLDDFQ; encoded by the coding sequence ATGTTTAATAATAACCAATTTCGATTTTACGTGACGCGTGCTCACTGGTTGTGCTTGGCATTACTTGTTGTCGCCGTGTTGATAATGCCGATGCTGGCGAAGCAGGCTCATGCCAATGAGCAGCCGCTGTCTTCTTCTTTTACGGGCAAGGACAATTACCGCTTTGTGATTGTACCCAAGGCTGTAGCGCCTTGGTTTGATAGCGTTAATGAGGGGGCGCAGCGAGCGGCGGAGATGATTGAGGCGCAAAGTGGTGCTGATGTAGAAATTGAATACAGTGCACCGCAGCAATCCCAAGTGGCCGTCCAGAATCAGATTCTTGAACAGGCTATAGCGACCCGGCCGGACGGTATTGCCGTAGATCCTTTAGACGCTAATGCCAACCGGGCCATTCTTCAGGAGGCGCTCGATCAGGGCATCAATGTCGTCATTTTTGATTCGCCCGCACCGGAGGGGTTGGAGGTCAGTAGCGTCGGCAATGATTTTTGTGAGCAGGCCAAAATTGCCGCTCGGCGGCTAGTTGAGAGGCTTGGCGAGAAAGGCCAGGTGGCCATCATGATGGGTACGCCGACAGCGCCGAACCACGCTATTCGCGTGCGCTGCCATAAAGAGGTGTTTGCGCAGCACCCCGATATCCAGGTTATAGGCACCGCGATCAATGATGACAGTATTGCCAAAGCTCAGCAGCAGGCTGCCGCTCTAATGCAGTCGAACCCAGAGCTTGATGGCTGGGTCGTGTCGGAAGCTTCCGGCCCCATTGGTGTAGCTCAAGCGATCAAGGAAGCTGGCAAGGTTGGCGAGGTCAAGCTAGTTGGTCTGGAAAAGCTCCCGGAGATGCTACAGTTGATCGAAGAGGGGGTTGCTGACTCGTCCGTTGCCAATCGGCCCGAAGCACAAGGGTATTGGACCGTACAGGCCCTGTGGCAGCAGTCACTGGGGATCAAGCCTCCCGACTACATGGATACCGGTGTCGATCTAATCACTCGGGATAAGCTTGACGACTTTCAGTGA
- a CDS encoding ABC transporter permease, producing the protein MLRKLMGFMVSNPLSGVISVLVIILVSASILSENFLNSYNLVIVSRTLAFIGLITIGQSMLMILGELDLSLGAIGGFCGVIGGIMMVNMGINPWLSFGLCLVIGTLFGVINGLLVTLLRLPSLVLTIGMAGVYGGLNLVITKGVAITGIPADIGFMGSGTWLGMPVPFWVMLVFLALACFLTLKTPFGRYMYAVGSNLPAAQMLGIRTDRVRVGVFAFAGFLAALAGMLMVARLGSAQPSIGDSWVLGPIAAAVIGGVPTTGGIGTPLGAIFGAAIIGVIKNIIVLIGVSPYWQAMVTGAIVVVAIALDSISRRYFKRD; encoded by the coding sequence ATGCTGCGTAAATTAATGGGATTCATGGTCAGCAACCCTCTCAGTGGGGTGATTAGTGTTCTAGTGATCATATTGGTCTCCGCATCTATTTTATCAGAGAACTTCCTCAATAGTTATAACTTGGTTATTGTCTCCAGGACACTAGCATTTATTGGTCTTATTACCATTGGGCAGTCGATGTTAATGATTCTCGGTGAGCTGGATCTTTCCTTGGGAGCTATTGGTGGTTTCTGTGGTGTTATCGGTGGGATCATGATGGTAAACATGGGGATTAACCCATGGCTATCTTTCGGACTCTGCCTGGTGATCGGAACCCTTTTCGGGGTAATAAATGGCTTACTGGTTACGCTTTTGCGCTTGCCATCGTTGGTGCTTACTATCGGCATGGCGGGTGTTTATGGGGGCCTTAACCTAGTTATCACTAAAGGGGTGGCGATTACAGGGATCCCTGCCGACATTGGCTTTATGGGTAGTGGCACTTGGTTAGGTATGCCGGTTCCGTTCTGGGTCATGTTGGTATTCTTGGCGCTGGCTTGCTTCCTCACCTTGAAAACACCTTTCGGGCGCTATATGTACGCGGTAGGTAGTAATCTTCCCGCGGCACAGATGCTGGGCATTCGTACCGATAGAGTACGCGTTGGTGTGTTCGCTTTCGCCGGCTTCTTGGCGGCGTTGGCTGGTATGTTGATGGTAGCGAGACTGGGGTCGGCGCAACCCTCGATCGGTGACTCTTGGGTACTGGGCCCAATTGCTGCCGCGGTCATTGGTGGTGTGCCTACGACTGGCGGTATTGGTACACCATTGGGGGCGATCTTTGGTGCGGCGATCATTGGTGTAATCAAAAACATCATCGTACTGATTGGGGTGTCGCCTTACTGGCAAGCGATGGTTACGGGTGCCATCGTGGTTGTCGCTATCGCACTTGACTCGATCTCGCGGCGCTACTTTAAGCGAGATTGA